The following are encoded together in the Aerococcus mictus genome:
- a CDS encoding DUF3991 domain-containing protein, producing MTKTIYTQDQIDQAKSISLIDYCNYRGIDISGSENNPHLIEMDSLVLFPDNTERQWHRYSTQEGGDAIAFVQYMEDKSFSEAMEVLLDPSFEHENKVTKKPIKKEPFSYKNYEVKAFDKAKDYLVNKRKIDPEIVDTLQNKGYIAQDQRNNIVFKWRNQLTNELCGANIQGTYQTKGRSFKRIQRNSTQGYGFNLLNGDPEEIYFFESSIDLLSYCTMNKGNLDNKWFVSMEGLKNVVAQTIFDYEAYKKERNLPIKAPKVHICTDTDQAGREFYDRHFEMFPYMHYDPPSVGKDWNDELVAKTEEYERSDESHQAFFVGEDKEFDLPIYIHEEELEIE from the coding sequence ATGACAAAAACTATCTACACCCAAGATCAAATTGATCAAGCAAAAAGTATATCATTAATCGATTATTGTAACTATCGTGGTATCGATATATCAGGATCTGAAAATAATCCTCATTTAATAGAAATGGATAGTTTGGTTCTTTTTCCTGATAATACAGAAAGGCAATGGCACCGCTATTCTACCCAAGAGGGAGGAGATGCTATTGCTTTTGTACAATATATGGAAGATAAAAGCTTTTCAGAAGCGATGGAAGTATTACTAGACCCTTCTTTTGAACATGAAAACAAAGTGACTAAAAAACCTATAAAAAAAGAACCGTTTTCCTATAAAAATTATGAAGTTAAAGCTTTTGATAAAGCAAAAGATTATCTCGTTAATAAAAGAAAGATTGATCCTGAAATTGTAGATACCTTACAAAACAAAGGGTATATCGCTCAGGATCAACGGAATAATATTGTTTTTAAATGGCGTAATCAGCTGACTAATGAACTTTGTGGCGCTAATATTCAAGGTACCTATCAAACCAAAGGACGTAGTTTTAAACGTATACAAAGAAATTCAACCCAAGGTTATGGATTTAATTTGTTAAATGGCGACCCAGAAGAGATCTACTTTTTTGAGAGCAGTATCGATTTACTCAGTTATTGTACAATGAATAAGGGTAACCTAGATAATAAATGGTTTGTATCGATGGAAGGCTTGAAGAATGTGGTTGCTCAAACTATCTTTGATTATGAAGCCTATAAAAAAGAACGCAATCTACCAATAAAGGCTCCTAAAGTTCATATCTGTACTGATACCGATCAAGCAGGTAGAGAATTTTATGATAGACATTTTGAAATGTTCCCTTATATGCATTATGATCCTCCTTCCGTTGGGAAGGACTGGAATGACGAATTAGTTGCTAAAACAGAAGAATATGAACGGTCTGATGAAAGTCATCAGGCTTTTTTTGTAGGAGAAGATAAAGAGTTTGACTTACCCATATATATTCATGAAGAAGAACTGGAAATAGAATAG
- a CDS encoding JAB domain-containing protein, whose translation MESKNIYDYFNCDSQEELYSKIKAKDPAVNKLYEFYNDYQTEIQTGKFGRAADYANDMLKQKLIPPENTFTVVSVNSKNQPIKYTNYSMAADFKEVFEKSYIGSTARFLYFSGNNRPREQSLIDRNIALAEEAFEKFYGIRSLDYIQVNKDGQFYSKWQQQFVNTERAKASDFAKENSEVYTQPVTLQQEIENLPEFSKYYANKELEGKNVIYDKSEVEHLLQVGYSDLPKEHNCAIKYDQDYNIQEVEVLSIGLVNISLSSPAVNVKNVPQKDKGGAILFHNHPSGHSKPSGEDIENSARNYVGFKMLDKELFDVYVVGKDKVYSFANDGYSLNKAFKQMKINQYEVEEQLNEEFMQEFTVNTNEFEFSDSTENYEQMALFEKQMQYYYDDEYEI comes from the coding sequence ATGGAAAGTAAAAATATCTATGACTATTTCAATTGTGACAGTCAAGAAGAACTGTATTCAAAGATCAAAGCAAAAGATCCAGCAGTTAATAAATTATATGAATTTTATAATGATTACCAAACTGAGATCCAAACAGGAAAATTTGGACGAGCTGCAGATTATGCCAATGATATGTTGAAACAAAAGCTGATTCCTCCCGAAAATACTTTTACTGTTGTAAGTGTAAATTCAAAAAATCAGCCTATTAAATATACCAATTATAGTATGGCTGCCGATTTTAAAGAGGTCTTTGAGAAGAGTTATATTGGATCAACCGCACGTTTTCTATATTTTAGTGGAAATAATCGACCGCGCGAGCAAAGTTTAATCGACCGAAATATTGCTTTAGCTGAAGAAGCTTTTGAAAAATTTTATGGTATAAGAAGTTTGGATTATATTCAAGTTAATAAAGATGGCCAATTTTATTCAAAGTGGCAGCAACAATTTGTAAATACTGAAAGAGCTAAAGCGAGTGATTTTGCTAAAGAAAATAGCGAAGTTTATACTCAACCAGTTACTTTACAACAAGAAATCGAAAATCTTCCTGAGTTTTCTAAATACTATGCTAACAAAGAGTTGGAAGGGAAAAACGTTATTTATGATAAGAGTGAAGTAGAACACTTGCTACAAGTAGGGTATAGTGATTTACCAAAAGAACATAACTGTGCTATTAAATATGACCAAGATTACAATATTCAAGAAGTAGAAGTATTAAGTATAGGGCTTGTCAATATCTCTCTTTCAAGTCCCGCTGTTAACGTTAAAAATGTTCCTCAAAAAGATAAAGGTGGGGCTATTTTATTTCATAATCACCCATCGGGACATAGCAAACCCAGTGGGGAGGATATAGAGAATTCTGCGAGAAATTATGTTGGCTTTAAAATGCTAGATAAAGAACTGTTTGACGTTTACGTTGTTGGAAAAGATAAAGTCTATTCCTTTGCCAATGACGGCTATTCTTTAAATAAGGCGTTTAAACAAATGAAGATTAATCAATATGAAGTTGAAGAACAGCTCAATGAAGAATTTATGCAAGAATTTACTGTTAATACTAATGAATTTGAATTTTCTGATTCAACAGAAAATTATGAACAAATGGCGTTGTTTGAGAAGCAAATGCAATATTATTATGACGATGAATACGAAATCTAG
- a CDS encoding JAB domain-containing protein: protein MASNKGHPLKNLDLYLIYAYENLIEKNVIYDHEEICYYLQIAYKNFNNEFLTIINYDKEYNIQNLKIFNSKYSTDSYQSIVKQSFNKEEGGSILVMNHSTEDSIPSEADEVKALSFVDFYKLHDKELYDVYIVSQQEVYSFADESYKDHVSFLKLKVNQEYFEEKYSNNMIYEIFSNLISPSIITWFTSRKKLMQKY, encoded by the coding sequence ATGGCATCTAACAAAGGGCATCCACTCAAAAATTTAGATTTATATTTAATTTATGCCTATGAAAATCTAATAGAAAAAAATGTTATTTATGATCATGAAGAAATTTGCTACTACTTGCAAATCGCTTATAAGAATTTCAATAATGAATTTTTAACTATTATTAATTACGATAAAGAATATAATATTCAAAATCTAAAAATCTTTAACAGCAAATATTCAACGGATTCATACCAATCAATTGTTAAACAATCTTTTAATAAAGAAGAAGGCGGTAGCATCCTAGTTATGAATCACTCAACAGAAGATTCTATACCGTCAGAAGCAGATGAAGTAAAAGCTTTATCATTTGTTGATTTTTATAAATTGCATGATAAAGAACTTTATGATGTTTATATTGTAAGCCAACAAGAAGTTTACTCATTTGCTGATGAATCCTATAAAGATCATGTAAGTTTCTTGAAATTAAAAGTGAATCAAGAATACTTTGAAGAAAAATATAGTAATAACATGATCTATGAGATCTTTAGCAATCTTATTTCCCCTTCAATTATTACATGGTTTACTAGTAGGAAAAAATTAATGCAGAAATATTAA
- a CDS encoding sortase family protein, with protein sequence MSKDKVMKYLAIFLLFIGLGCMGFYFYEVKSTEDSVQANTEAVSPKNIASSVRSNSKDSKQIDSDSNKEDGQHGDKNQEANEENHSDNQNIEAPEVTYDPHQVTQITPQAIREVNEKMQNPWYREVVKENALGALSIPDSGLSITILNGLSETNLVSGAGTFWAEQQMGVNNYPLASHNVNNGDLLMGPLFRTQPGMKAYLTDFNKIYVYQMESIALYKPNRSDLIDLHKETPTLTLVTCASFDDISERCVGIGKLIDTMDFDTAPVWIKNSYQ encoded by the coding sequence ATGTCTAAAGATAAGGTTATGAAGTATTTAGCCATATTCTTACTATTTATCGGTTTAGGCTGCATGGGATTTTATTTTTATGAGGTAAAATCGACAGAAGATAGCGTTCAAGCGAATACAGAAGCGGTTAGCCCAAAGAATATAGCTAGTTCCGTACGTTCTAATTCAAAAGACTCTAAACAGATTGATAGCGATTCAAATAAGGAAGATGGGCAACATGGAGACAAAAATCAGGAGGCTAATGAAGAGAATCATTCTGATAACCAAAATATTGAAGCTCCTGAAGTGACCTATGATCCCCACCAAGTGACTCAAATTACGCCACAAGCAATTCGGGAAGTTAATGAGAAAATGCAAAATCCTTGGTATCGAGAAGTGGTAAAAGAAAATGCTTTAGGCGCTTTATCTATACCAGATTCAGGTTTATCAATAACAATTTTAAATGGTTTATCTGAAACTAATCTTGTTTCCGGGGCAGGAACATTTTGGGCAGAACAACAAATGGGAGTGAATAATTATCCATTAGCTTCACATAATGTTAATAATGGCGATCTATTGATGGGCCCACTTTTTAGAACCCAACCTGGAATGAAAGCTTATTTAACTGATTTTAACAAAATCTATGTTTATCAAATGGAAAGCATTGCCTTATATAAACCTAATCGTTCCGACTTAATTGATTTACATAAAGAAACACCTACACTTACGCTAGTAACGTGCGCCTCATTTGACGACATTTCAGAACGATGTGTAGGTATTGGTAAATTGATTGATACGATGGATTTCGATACTGCACCAGTTTGGATCAAAAATAGTTATCAATAA
- a CDS encoding helix-turn-helix domain-containing protein → MSNNNNEQVKSFIAKKIKEKREERGLSQKELAETVNIVPTTISYYETGRRTPSADSIFLIANALDSDISEFYPPSTNKKYYSDFTTEIKNNVYKEAVAPYELYDREMTNTNESSEENINEFFNLLNTENKLNVFYFIQSLYKDQNKHY, encoded by the coding sequence ATGAGCAATAACAATAATGAACAAGTTAAAAGTTTTATAGCTAAAAAAATTAAAGAAAAGCGTGAGGAAAGAGGATTATCTCAAAAAGAATTAGCAGAAACGGTTAATATAGTACCAACCACCATTTCATATTACGAAACAGGTAGACGAACCCCTTCTGCTGATAGTATTTTTTTAATTGCAAATGCTTTAGATAGTGATATATCTGAATTCTATCCCCCATCTACAAACAAGAAATATTATTCAGACTTTACAACAGAGATAAAAAATAATGTATATAAAGAAGCGGTTGCTCCTTATGAGCTATATGATAGGGAGATGACTAATACTAATGAATCATCTGAAGAAAACATCAATGAATTTTTCAATCTACTGAATACAGAAAACAAATTAAACGTTTTCTATTTTATTCAATCCTTATATAAGGATCAAAATAAACATTATTGA
- a CDS encoding LysM peptidoglycan-binding domain-containing protein — protein sequence MKKCISEVKNRVSMKKVKKHWVIASSIAVVALASPVVFAQDSNDQSLTQEKMTELLAMVNGQDCYNEWVANTVEEIQATIEKQKGQNLDEYIIQWGDTLWAISQASGIPIDELVAINGIQNADLIYAGDTLKGF from the coding sequence ATGAAGAAATGTATAAGTGAAGTTAAGAATCGTGTATCAATGAAAAAAGTTAAAAAGCATTGGGTGATTGCTTCTTCGATAGCGGTAGTTGCATTAGCAAGTCCAGTTGTTTTTGCTCAAGATTCTAATGATCAATCTTTAACCCAAGAAAAAATGACTGAATTACTCGCTATGGTAAACGGACAGGATTGTTATAACGAATGGGTAGCTAATACAGTTGAGGAAATTCAAGCAACTATTGAAAAGCAAAAAGGGCAAAATCTTGATGAATATATTATTCAATGGGGTGATACCTTATGGGCAATCAGTCAAGCTTCAGGTATTCCTATTGATGAATTAGTAGCGATTAACGGCATTCAAAATGCTGATCTAATCTATGCAGGAGATACCTTAAAAGGGTTTTAA
- a CDS encoding G5 domain-containing protein, giving the protein MIDKTEETIKVTESEQTNSQTAPSGVIEEQLASEGASTEYQTDSSTVTETPQLTVKPTPEPQVPETPSQSEEGNEVSEEEPESVPLTPLTPAAPVEEVQPTIVKRTDHSVRTTPIHFGVQKVADPNLEKGAEKVVQEGKDGLKTETIERIYENDQLISETVIATDIVEATP; this is encoded by the coding sequence GTGATTGATAAAACAGAAGAAACGATTAAGGTTACTGAAAGCGAACAAACAAATAGTCAAACGGCTCCAAGTGGTGTTATCGAGGAACAACTAGCCAGCGAGGGAGCTTCAACCGAGTATCAAACAGATTCTAGTACTGTTACTGAAACGCCTCAACTAACAGTTAAACCAACTCCAGAACCTCAAGTTCCAGAAACACCTTCTCAATCAGAAGAAGGCAATGAAGTGAGTGAAGAAGAACCAGAAAGTGTTCCATTGACTCCATTAACTCCAGCTGCACCAGTTGAAGAGGTGCAACCTACTATAGTTAAACGTACCGATCACTCTGTAAGAACCACTCCAATTCATTTTGGTGTTCAAAAAGTAGCTGATCCTAATCTTGAAAAAGGCGCAGAAAAAGTCGTTCAAGAGGGAAAAGATGGTCTTAAAACAGAGACTATTGAACGGATCTATGAGAATGACCAACTGATTTCTGAAACTGTCATTGCTACTGATATTGTTGAAGCAACACCCTAA
- a CDS encoding G5 domain-containing protein translates to MGTKESAPEDTIEIKKVTTTETIPYKQVIKENPNLEKGKEALIQKGEEGQREIVEEVTYTNGKETNRKQISDKVIKEAVEEIIVRGTREEPESVPLTPLTPAVTIENEKADPVIITKEESHTEKILFETVRKENKDLQKGVEQVVQEGINGEKTIIEKVTLTDGKETNREVIREEVTKQPINEVVEYGTKEESLSDPLSPIQGLQVGDTFNGGVVEGFIINIPENINDLAKEKNNSNEQEYYEKANNHTYNSVITKQNDVFLYQPIPYNNEVVNLFNTTDTLVNTVKLNQEFAKLLNAERQSKGLLPLNYADYLQEGADTRSQELVDYGHIVVNGKAHVRPHDGSSFRTAYDPTIRYGLSENSLIDRVLGNPYTILSEKYLAEKVFNTWKNSPGHYSNMMSEHAKAFVLSIKLGQYDGQTGNPLGATFSGDSQMSKEDNLFMHELYKQGKLNNPNGIK, encoded by the coding sequence GTGGGAACGAAAGAATCTGCTCCAGAAGATACCATCGAAATTAAGAAAGTAACCACAACTGAAACTATTCCTTATAAGCAAGTGATTAAAGAGAATCCTAATCTTGAAAAAGGAAAAGAAGCTCTTATTCAAAAAGGAGAAGAAGGTCAACGAGAAATTGTCGAAGAAGTGACTTATACTAATGGGAAAGAAACCAATCGCAAACAGATTTCAGATAAAGTTATCAAAGAAGCAGTTGAGGAAATCATTGTTCGAGGAACTAGAGAAGAACCAGAAAGTGTTCCATTGACTCCATTAACCCCAGCAGTAACAATTGAAAATGAAAAAGCTGATCCAGTTATTATCACTAAGGAAGAAAGTCATACTGAAAAAATTCTTTTTGAAACTGTTAGAAAAGAAAATAAAGACTTACAAAAGGGAGTAGAACAAGTTGTGCAAGAGGGAATCAATGGTGAGAAAACGATCATTGAAAAAGTAACTCTTACAGATGGTAAAGAAACCAATCGTGAAGTCATTCGAGAAGAAGTCACTAAACAACCTATTAATGAAGTGGTAGAGTACGGAACAAAAGAAGAATCTTTATCTGATCCTTTATCTCCAATTCAAGGTTTACAAGTAGGAGATACCTTTAATGGTGGGGTAGTTGAAGGATTTATCATTAATATTCCAGAAAACATCAATGATCTTGCCAAGGAAAAGAATAATAGTAATGAACAGGAATATTACGAAAAAGCAAACAATCACACCTATAACTCTGTTATCACAAAGCAGAATGACGTATTTTTATATCAACCTATTCCATATAATAACGAAGTCGTTAATCTCTTTAATACTACAGATACACTAGTTAATACAGTAAAACTCAACCAAGAATTTGCAAAACTTTTAAATGCTGAACGTCAATCTAAAGGATTATTACCACTAAATTATGCTGATTATCTCCAAGAAGGGGCAGATACACGATCACAAGAATTAGTTGACTATGGTCATATTGTTGTTAATGGGAAAGCGCATGTAAGACCGCATGATGGAAGTTCATTCCGAACTGCATATGATCCAACAATTAGATATGGCTTATCAGAAAATTCTCTAATTGACAGGGTTTTAGGCAACCCTTATACCATTCTTAGTGAAAAATATTTAGCAGAAAAAGTGTTTAATACCTGGAAGAATTCTCCTGGTCATTACAGTAATATGATGAGTGAACATGCAAAAGCTTTTGTACTATCAATTAAACTTGGTCAATATGATGGGCAAACTGGAAACCCACTAGGTGCTACATTCTCGGGAGATTCTCAAATGAGTAAAGAAGATAATTTATTTATGCATGAACTTTATAAACAGGGTAAACTAAACAATCCTAACGGTATTAAATAG
- a CDS encoding tropomyosin: protein MKLFNKSVAVLTTALISTGVFAEGVEVYAQTVENTPTENRLMRVEDEMVRMNERLSKLEANQDNFRKRLDAMPSGEEIQAVKALAEDNQKQISVVKDSLSKLSEKVGKNEEDIQGLDGQVKQVQNDLKRLEDKDQLLNQVIQAIEKRVSVNEEAIKALQAKTGELENKIQAVDDKYADKTDQLQKAIDGINGEIQSLKDRMSKGEGRLDEVEKAIADLTNRVGNLEKSYAALEAQVNTIDQNLKAATDRVSQAEEAINQLREGLKAVDEKYDDHVKAINDQLNAHEDKLNDLTQRLDQAEKTIQEHGADIDGLKGSVEKLATDAKALQEEVAKDKQRLDQVEARLGTVEADVKVAKDKIGDLEKSNQELAGKVQAIETEYPKVAEELKSQIDQNNQSINDLKEKVSKAEEGLTKHDGDFDRIHNELNTVHIAIRELDKKVLDTSKLAETVQSNKEQVDKEISGLKDVIKGLEDKAKTNDGLKDELQKAKDQLAKVEGSVGEQGNDLKTVKDNLNKSSDTIQQIQNDLEKVMKTDESQEKSQSATDQKVEEQGKDIQALKDELKVLKDSRVQQQDTLEQDHKRIENHLPSNSTQKTESITQDNQDGHRIVNTEDNQTTSQNGSVVTPNNGNDKTSEQEKTDKESTTSDAKKQDTKEESKEGKDKSLDQSGKGKALPETGMTSAASLIGVAGAALSSVAGFIFYKNNKKK, encoded by the coding sequence ATGAAATTATTTAATAAATCTGTAGCTGTGTTAACAACTGCTTTAATCTCAACTGGTGTATTTGCTGAAGGTGTGGAAGTTTACGCACAAACTGTAGAGAATACGCCTACTGAAAACCGCTTAATGCGTGTTGAAGATGAAATGGTTCGAATGAATGAACGTTTATCCAAACTAGAAGCTAATCAAGATAATTTTAGAAAACGTTTAGATGCTATGCCATCTGGCGAAGAAATTCAAGCCGTGAAAGCTTTAGCGGAAGATAATCAGAAACAGATCAGTGTTGTAAAAGATAGCTTATCTAAACTTAGTGAAAAAGTAGGTAAGAATGAAGAAGATATTCAAGGTTTAGATGGCCAAGTTAAACAAGTTCAAAATGATTTAAAACGCTTAGAAGATAAAGATCAATTGCTTAACCAAGTCATTCAGGCCATTGAAAAACGTGTAAGTGTTAATGAGGAAGCTATTAAAGCTTTACAGGCAAAGACAGGTGAATTAGAAAATAAAATTCAAGCTGTCGATGATAAGTATGCTGATAAAACAGATCAACTTCAAAAGGCGATTGATGGTATTAATGGCGAAATTCAATCATTAAAAGACCGTATGTCTAAAGGTGAAGGACGACTTGATGAAGTTGAAAAAGCTATCGCAGATCTCACTAATCGAGTGGGTAATTTAGAAAAATCGTATGCAGCTTTAGAAGCTCAAGTGAATACGATTGATCAAAACTTAAAGGCTGCTACAGATCGTGTTTCTCAAGCTGAAGAAGCTATCAACCAATTACGTGAAGGATTAAAAGCTGTTGATGAAAAATATGATGATCATGTGAAAGCAATTAATGATCAATTAAATGCACATGAAGATAAACTTAACGATCTCACCCAGCGCCTTGATCAAGCAGAAAAGACCATTCAAGAACATGGTGCTGATATTGATGGTTTAAAAGGGTCAGTTGAAAAATTAGCTACTGACGCTAAGGCATTGCAAGAAGAAGTTGCTAAAGATAAACAACGATTAGACCAGGTTGAAGCTCGTCTTGGAACTGTTGAAGCAGATGTTAAAGTTGCTAAAGATAAAATTGGTGATCTAGAAAAATCTAACCAAGAATTAGCTGGTAAAGTTCAAGCAATCGAAACTGAATATCCTAAAGTTGCTGAAGAGCTTAAATCTCAAATTGATCAAAATAACCAATCAATCAACGATCTGAAAGAAAAAGTATCAAAAGCAGAAGAAGGCCTAACTAAACATGATGGTGATTTTGATCGTATTCATAATGAATTGAATACAGTACATATTGCAATTCGTGAACTAGACAAGAAAGTATTAGATACTTCAAAACTTGCTGAAACGGTTCAATCAAATAAGGAACAAGTTGATAAAGAAATTAGTGGTCTAAAAGATGTTATTAAAGGACTGGAAGATAAAGCAAAAACAAACGACGGTTTGAAAGATGAATTACAAAAAGCTAAAGATCAACTTGCTAAAGTAGAAGGATCTGTTGGAGAACAGGGGAACGATCTAAAAACAGTAAAAGATAACTTAAATAAGAGTTCTGATACAATTCAACAAATCCAAAATGATTTAGAAAAAGTAATGAAAACAGATGAATCACAAGAGAAATCGCAATCAGCGACTGATCAAAAAGTAGAAGAGCAAGGTAAAGACATTCAAGCTTTAAAAGATGAATTAAAAGTATTAAAAGATTCTCGAGTTCAACAACAAGATACCTTAGAACAAGATCATAAGCGCATTGAAAATCATTTACCAAGTAATTCTACCCAAAAAACAGAATCTATTACTCAAGACAATCAAGATGGGCATCGTATCGTCAACACAGAAGACAATCAAACGACCAGTCAAAATGGATCAGTCGTAACGCCAAATAACGGAAACGATAAAACCTCTGAACAAGAAAAGACAGATAAAGAATCCACTACTTCAGATGCTAAAAAGCAAGACACTAAAGAAGAATCTAAAGAAGGAAAGGATAAATCCCTAGATCAGTCAGGAAAAGGAAAAGCCTTACCAGAAACAGGTATGACTAGCGCGGCTTCTCTAATTGGAGTTGCTGGTGCTGCTTTAAGTTCAGTCGCAGGGTTTATTTTCTACAAAAATAATAAGAAAAAATAA